The genomic stretch ACATCCATGAACAACGTTATTTCCGCAGAGCAAGTGGATCGCCCGCAAGACACTCTATGTCTGGAAGACCAGTACTCAATAACACTGAATGCCCAGAGGAGCGGCAACGAAGAGAAGGAGTATGAAGACTTCAGTGAAGATTTCAACGAAAAGAGCGAGGCGCTCGTTTGCCGGCCGCCCTCGTCTCCCGCGGAGCGCAACACTGATGAAGAGAGCACGGAGCTGGACTCTGCGTCTTACTTGAGTTCCCTCAGCAACGGCGTCCTGAGCAACTGCCTGGGCTCGCCGGACAAGCTGGTGCGGAGAAGGAAGTCGCAGATGCCCCAGGAGTGCCCGATCTGCCACAAAGTCATTCACGGGGCGGGGAAGCTCCCGCGGCACATGCGCACGCACACTGGAGAGAAACCGTTTGCTTGTGAAGTGTGTGGCGTGCGCTTCACTAGGTACAGTACTCTCCGAGAATTGCTGCATTGTTCTGATCAAAATGGGAATTTAGGCTGAGCGTTAAAACCAACTTTCACGGCGTGAACTCCCCACAATATTATTGTGGGGAGTTCACGCCGTGAACCCACCAACCACCCACCAACCCAcaatgttctcctcctcctccccctctcgtcTCCTCCCCTCAAGATGCTGACTCACGCTTGCCATGGTTCCAAGGGCAccatctgccccccccccccccccattagaatcgtagaatgatacagcacagaaggaggccatacggcccatcgtgcctgtgccggctctttgagccaTCCGATTATCCCGCTCCCCTCTGctcttttcccccatagccctgcaaatttttccccttcaagtatttatccaattcccttttgaaagctaccattcaatctgcttccaccgccctttcaggcagtagtgcattccagatcatcataactagATGCGTAAACAGGTcgggtaaccagaggagacagatttaaggtaactggcaaaagaaccagaggcaccaTGAGGAAAGtttttatttacgcagcgagttatgatctggaatgcgctgcctaaaagggtggtggaagcagattcataatttacgaaagggaattgaataaatacatgacggggaaagatttgcagggctatgggggaaagagcaggggagtgggactaattggatagctctttcaaagagccggagccagctcgatgggccaaatggcctccttgtgctGTGTCGTTCTAtgattatgtggtattttatcaaacgacttttgaaagtccatatacacatcaactgcactaccttcatcaaccctctcctttacttcatcaaagaactcaatcaagttagtcaaacacggtttgccttttaataaatccgtgctggctgtcattttattaacccatatttttccaagagacaattcattttgtctcgctaaaagtttccccgccaccaactgattggcctgtagtttccaggttgacccctccctctccttttttgaacaggtgtgtaacatttgcaattctccacctGTAAGTCCAGTGGGTGTAGTTTGGATATTCGACGATGAAAGACTTCGAGGTTGAGCCTTCGTTTACCCGCATCTGAAATCCAGGCACGCCTGCTCATTCCAGCattttgtggggagggggagggagtggacagcaatcaggagttgTTATATAAGTATGCCCTTGCCACCTGAGAAACTTGGAGAGTCGCATGGCTTGTACTGAGTcggccttgttttttttttcttctgtccGCAGAAACGACAAGCTGAAGATCCACATGAGGAAACACACGGGCGAGCGTCCGTACTCCTGCAACTGCTGCGATGCCCGCTTCCTCCACAGCTACGACCTGAAGAATCACGTGCGGGTCCACACCGGGGACCGCCCCTACGAGTGCAGCCAGTGCCGGAAGGCCTTCGTGCGGATCGACCACCTGCAGAGGCACTTGAAGGGGCAGAACTGCCTGGAGATCCGGACCAGGAAGCGCAAGGGCGGCGGCCAGCTGTTGGAGCAATGCGAGTTCGACGGGGAGCGCCCGCAGATGGGCGGAGGGCTGGCGGAGGACTGCGAGGTCAACAGGGAGCTCCCGCGAGTGGATGGCCAGTTACCGGAGGACTGCGAGGTCGACGGGGAGCCCCTGCAAACAGCTGGAAACTTTGACGTAGATGGTATGCAGGAATGGGGCCACATGAGCACCACATGGGGCCAGGAACCAGAGGAAACTGCCCTGGTGGATCCATCGTAATCTCAACAGATCAAAGATATATTTTTATAAATGGTTGCAAAaaaaagccccccccccccaacctccagcAGCTAAAACCTTTGCATATTgcctacttcactggctgtgaacaaGGGCTGTAAGAGGCAGGGTTTTAATATGCTTTAAGCCGCTAGTCAAGGGCGTTTACCCCTATGCACCTTTATTCTTGGGTTAAGTGGCAACCATTGAgatgaaattctctctctctctctctctctcactctcactctcactctccctaggGTAATTTCGAGTTAACTTTGTGTTGTTTTTGCAATATCCTATATGTGTTCTCGCATTGACTTGGCCAAATCGCACTGGCAGCGACCCGGAGAACTGCGTTGCAATGGATGCTGATTGTCACCCTCACCGATTATTTGTCTAGCGCACAAACGTTAAGCGTTGGCCGCTCCCCAGCGTGCATGTGCCGCGGGATCTAGTTATCCACCCGTATTGGGCACTCGGGGAGCTTTCTCTGAGCCAGTGGCTAGGAGACGTGCAGCGGCTGGGACCCAAGCGCGGGAGTTACTGTTGGTGACCTTATCGCTCTTTATCAAATTCGTTCGACGTAAACGAGTGCGTCAAGCCAACATGAACTCCTGCCCTCTTGTTTCCGCTGCTCTCCCCGTCCTTTTCAGGAAGATGCCTCACCGTCCGCTCCCCCGCTGCTCTGCCCCTTCACTGACTGCATGCTGGCACCAAACAGTGTATGAAATGGCAGGTGTTGGCCCAGGTTAGTACACCTTTGTactacccccccccctcttcaccacccccctcctcttcaccccccctcccccctcattgtTCAGCCATCGCAGCGATCATTTTTAAAACACGCGACGATTTGCATTTTGTTTGCCTCATCAGAGTTGAAACGCCGTTCTCGCTTAAAACTTCTACACTCTTTTCGAGGGGGCAAATGGGTGGAGTAGTGAATAGTCACTCGCCAGGAATCCGGTGCACCCGGCCTGTGTTTTTGTGACAGATTGCAAAGCGGCTTTACTAAACGGTAATGGCGTTATTGATCATTGGGATAGCAGATATGAATCCACAAGTTTGTCACCTAACCTTATGGTGCCTAAAGTAGACATAGATTTGAAGGATTAATATATAtctaaattatatatatatataaatatattaaaaaatgtataaatttttgctgccgtgtgtgtgtgtgtgtgtgtgtgtggcagtaTCAGCGACATTAACAGCAACCTGTTTCAATTCAGACCAGGAATGGAACTTTTATTCAAAACCTGAGGTTCAGGAATCTTGAAAatatgtgcgtgtatgtgtgtgtgtatatgtgtgtatatacgtgTATATATATTACATACATACACCTTCAGGTTGATTGTCCGCTGTACATTGCTGCCTCTTTTTAATGCTCTTgctccctctctacccctctatctctgtctctctttccccccacccccgccctcccttgtctgtctgtgtctctccctagTTTGCCCGGTGAGCCTTTTCCTACTGTTTATTTTAGTCTTTGGACTCGGCCAGAATGGTCACTTACCGAACACTGTGAAATGAACTAAAAACTGAGTTTGTTAATCTCTCCTCttaccccctcctcaccccccgacAAAGAAATGTCAAAATGCACTTTTATTTGGTACTGATAAGTGGGACAATTGGTTTGACACAGTGCAATATTaatcatagaaagatacagcacagagggaggcaattctgcccatcgttcctgtgccggctctttgaaagaactaatcccactcccctgcactttccccatagccctgcaattttttccttttcaagtatttatccaattccctttttgaaagttactattgaatctgcttccactgccctttcaggcagcgcattccagatcagaacaactcgctgcgtaaaaaacatttctgctcatctctcctctggttcttatgccagttatcttaaatctgtgactctcttaccagtggaagtagtttctccttatttacttatcaaaaccattcataattttgagcacctctatcaaatctccccttaaccctctctgctcctccagtctctccatgtaactgaagtcccccatccctggtaccattctaggttatttcctctgcaccctctctaaggacatccttcctaaagtacggtgcccggaattggacacaatactcaatatTCCACAACAAATCTCCTATATTCGTACACTTGTCATGATTTTacatagaatctgcagcacagaagcaggccattcggtccaactggtctacgccggcACCAAAGACTATAACAAACCTTGGCCAACGGCCCTGAGAAATGCACAGCAGTAATTCAGTGTCTTGGTATTACCCGAGCTACAATCTCCTGGTTTGTGATGACATGGGAACCCTTGGTGTGAATTCCTGCCCTGCTGTTCGCTGCTAGCTATGGGTTACGCAGTTGGGAGAACGATTTAATTGTGTTAGCTGGTTGTTCATATTCGTGAGTTAATCgcgtgctttttttttaaaatgattactCTGTGCTTTgcaggactttaaaaaaaaaaatctattttaacTTTTCACTGACTCCAAAGATTGTTACTTGAAGTTTGACCAAATGCATTGAACGCAAAGAGATAATGAAACTTGCCTTTTGGGATAGAAGAGGGCAAGAGTTAGGGAAGGGATGAAACTAATCAATGGAATATAAGGAGATGAAAGAGAAGGAATAGTATGGTTGCAGATCAGCAAGGGGCTATCATGTTGTCCAAAGCTGAGACTGACTCCGGACAACTCGTTATTAAGGGAAAACTTCTAACTGTGCACTGAACACACATTTAATAATGGAGCTAAATCATTTTTATCGC from Heptranchias perlo isolate sHepPer1 chromosome 44, sHepPer1.hap1, whole genome shotgun sequence encodes the following:
- the LOC137306705 gene encoding zinc finger and BTB domain-containing protein 7B-like, with amino-acid sequence MGTAEDELIGIPFPEHSSELLNSLNEQRHKGVLCDVTIITQGLEYRTHRAVLAACSQYFKKLFTSKSFSGQRNVCELDFVKPEVLAALLEFAYTATLTISNSNMREVLQAARLLEIQCVTDACIDILRSSGGEDQVDSVSSEGLMDYVKARQYLGDFEEEITGSPINVIEMLEVPKFRHRKRPKKPPRISLNNRRNLYRIVQPLRTSMNNVISAEQVDRPQDTLCLEDQYSITLNAQRSGNEEKEYEDFSEDFNEKSEALVCRPPSSPAERNTDEESTELDSASYLSSLSNGVLSNCLGSPDKLVRRRKSQMPQECPICHKVIHGAGKLPRHMRTHTGEKPFACEVCGVRFTRNDKLKIHMRKHTGERPYSCNCCDARFLHSYDLKNHVRVHTGDRPYECSQCRKAFVRIDHLQRHLKGQNCLEIRTRKRKGGGQLLEQCEFDGERPQMGGGLAEDCEVNRELPRVDGQLPEDCEVDGEPLQTAGNFDVDGMQEWGHMSTTWGQEPEETALVDPS